Proteins encoded together in one Cyanobacteria bacterium QS_8_64_29 window:
- the queG gene encoding tRNA epoxyqueuosine(34) reductase QueG, translated as MVLIRSHAAIAPVPVTRTALENQARALGFHKVGVAPADAAELSQAVQHLRHWLAQQYHADMHWMENPKRFDVHRCLPEVRSVICVALNYYTPQSHPKGEDAAKISRYAWGRDYHKIMDKKLKALASWLQEQGGGARARYYCDTGPVQDKVWAQQAGLGWIAKNGNLITREYGSWVFLGEVLTDLALSADRPHTEHCGSCTRCLEACPTDAITQPFVVDANRCIAYHTIENRSEVLPQWIEPHLEGWVAGCDICQDVCPWNQSFAQATDVADFYPRLENVALKLSELAQISDREWDRRFRGSALRRVKPRMLRRNALANQRGQQARQHADPEQPNGA; from the coding sequence ATGGTACTTATCCGTTCGCACGCGGCGATCGCTCCGGTGCCAGTCACCCGTACTGCGCTCGAAAACCAAGCTCGGGCCTTGGGATTCCACAAAGTCGGCGTTGCCCCTGCCGATGCCGCCGAGCTAAGCCAGGCCGTCCAGCACCTGCGGCACTGGCTGGCGCAGCAGTACCATGCCGACATGCACTGGATGGAGAATCCCAAGCGCTTTGACGTGCACCGGTGCCTGCCGGAGGTCCGCTCGGTCATCTGCGTCGCCCTCAACTACTACACGCCCCAATCCCACCCCAAGGGCGAGGACGCTGCCAAAATCTCGCGCTACGCCTGGGGGCGGGACTACCACAAGATCATGGACAAAAAGCTCAAGGCCCTAGCCAGTTGGCTGCAGGAGCAGGGCGGCGGTGCCCGGGCGCGCTACTACTGCGATACGGGCCCCGTTCAGGACAAGGTGTGGGCGCAGCAGGCCGGATTGGGCTGGATTGCCAAAAACGGCAACCTCATTACGCGCGAGTACGGCAGCTGGGTGTTTTTGGGCGAGGTCCTGACCGATCTGGCGCTCAGCGCCGATCGGCCGCACACCGAGCACTGCGGCAGCTGCACGCGCTGCCTGGAAGCGTGCCCCACCGATGCCATTACGCAGCCCTTTGTGGTCGATGCCAATCGCTGCATCGCCTACCACACCATCGAGAACCGCTCGGAGGTGCTGCCGCAGTGGATCGAGCCCCACCTAGAAGGCTGGGTGGCCGGGTGCGACATCTGCCAGGACGTTTGCCCCTGGAACCAAAGCTTTGCCCAAGCAACGGATGTGGCCGATTTTTACCCGCGCCTGGAAAACGTGGCACTCAAGCTGAGCGAGCTAGCCCAAATCTCAGACCGCGAGTGGGATCGGCGCTTCCGCGGCTCGGCCCTACGCCGTGTCAAGCCGCGCATGCTGCGGCGCAATGCGCTTGCCAACCAGCGCGGCCAGCAAGCGCGCCAGCATGCCGATCCGGAACAGCCAAATGGGGCCTAG
- the crcB gene encoding fluoride efflux transporter CrcB, protein MPLDPAWRPPLAIALGAAAGALSRHYLTLWFAQRLGGSFPYGTAAVNLSGCLAMGLLVAAALVRTNDIAPELRLLVGTGFLGAYTTFSSYELESLALWRDRGAVIAGCYWLGSATLGAVGVRLGMLLGRLLG, encoded by the coding sequence ATGCCCCTCGACCCCGCTTGGCGCCCGCCCCTGGCGATCGCGCTGGGCGCCGCCGCCGGTGCCTTGAGCCGGCACTACCTCACGCTGTGGTTCGCGCAGCGATTGGGCGGCAGCTTTCCCTACGGCACCGCAGCCGTCAACCTCTCGGGCTGCCTGGCCATGGGACTGTTGGTAGCGGCGGCACTAGTGCGGACCAACGACATTGCCCCCGAGCTGCGGCTGCTGGTGGGGACGGGGTTTTTGGGCGCCTACACCACCTTTTCCAGCTACGAGCTTGAGAGCTTGGCGCTGTGGCGCGATCGCGGCGCTGTGATCGCCGGCTGCTACTGGTTGGGGAGCGCCACACTGGGCGCAGTTGGGGTTCGCCTGGGCATGCTGCTGGGCCGCCTGCTGGGGTGA
- the mgtE gene encoding magnesium transporter codes for MTERLDSLQTTSREELRQLVSEQLQSMLEQENWQGVKSLLVPVQPIDVAEAIEALPESWQAIAFRLLPKGKAIEVYENLDTSVQQGLIQEFKRQEVIDLVERMSPDDRVKLFDELPAKVVRRLLSQLSAQERQATAQLLGYPEDTAGRLMTPEYISLKDTWTVAQSLERIRNLASASETVYSLYVTDAARQLSGIVSLRDLVLADPETPVGDIVTRDLVSVQTDTDQEEAARLIQRYDLLALPVVDREQRLVGVITVDDVIDVLEQETTEDIYTLGGVQSAGDSYFQTHPGAAAGKRVVWLLALLLTNSLTSQIIQSQQAVLQQVVGLAAFIPLLIGTGGNVGAQSSTVVIRGINTDEVRDLGPLQVVAREILVGALLGTMLGALALGWAFWLQNELPVAVSVGASLFAIAILASGAGSALPFLFRAIGLDPALMSAPFITTAVDVLGVLIYFYLARLILGL; via the coding sequence GTGACCGAACGGCTGGATTCGCTGCAAACGACCTCGCGCGAGGAGCTGCGGCAGCTGGTGAGCGAGCAGCTGCAAAGCATGCTGGAGCAAGAGAACTGGCAGGGGGTCAAATCCCTGCTGGTTCCCGTCCAGCCCATCGACGTTGCCGAGGCCATCGAGGCGCTTCCCGAATCGTGGCAGGCGATCGCGTTCCGCCTGCTGCCCAAAGGCAAAGCGATTGAAGTTTACGAAAACCTTGACACCAGCGTTCAGCAGGGACTGATCCAAGAGTTCAAGCGGCAAGAAGTCATCGATCTGGTCGAGCGCATGTCGCCCGACGACCGAGTGAAGCTGTTCGACGAACTCCCGGCCAAAGTGGTTCGGCGCCTGCTGAGCCAGCTCAGCGCCCAAGAGCGCCAGGCCACCGCACAGCTGCTGGGCTATCCCGAGGATACGGCCGGGCGGCTGATGACGCCCGAGTACATCTCGCTCAAAGACACTTGGACGGTCGCCCAGTCCCTGGAGCGAATCCGCAACTTGGCCAGCGCCTCGGAAACGGTTTATTCGCTCTATGTCACCGATGCCGCCCGGCAGCTGTCCGGAATCGTGTCGCTGCGAGACCTGGTGCTGGCTGATCCCGAGACCCCCGTTGGCGACATCGTCACCCGCGATTTGGTCTCGGTGCAAACCGATACGGACCAGGAAGAAGCCGCGCGGCTGATCCAGCGCTACGATTTGCTGGCGCTGCCCGTGGTCGATCGCGAGCAGCGCCTGGTGGGCGTCATTACGGTCGATGACGTCATTGACGTTCTAGAGCAAGAAACCACCGAGGACATCTATACCTTGGGCGGCGTGCAATCGGCCGGCGATAGCTACTTCCAGACCCACCCTGGGGCAGCGGCTGGCAAGCGCGTTGTCTGGCTGCTGGCGCTGCTGTTGACCAATAGCCTCACCAGCCAGATCATTCAGTCCCAACAAGCGGTCTTGCAGCAAGTGGTGGGGTTGGCCGCCTTCATCCCGCTGCTAATCGGCACTGGCGGCAACGTTGGCGCCCAGTCCTCAACCGTGGTCATCCGCGGCATCAACACGGACGAGGTCCGCGATTTGGGGCCGCTGCAGGTCGTCGCCCGCGAGATCCTGGTGGGCGCGCTGTTGGGAACCATGCTGGGCGCGCTCGCCCTGGGATGGGCGTTCTGGTTGCAAAATGAGCTGCCAGTGGCCGTGTCGGTAGGCGCCAGTTTGTTTGCCATCGCCATCCTGGCCTCGGGGGCGGGCTCGGCCCTGCCGTTTCTGTTCCGCGCCATCGGCCTGGATCCGGCACTGATGTCGGCGCCGTTTATCACCACGGCCGTCGATGTGCTGGGCGTGCTGATTTATTTTTATCTGGCACGCCTGATCTTGGGCCTGTAA
- a CDS encoding hydroxymethylbilane synthase, protein MTSAASPAVRIGTRKSKLARAQTDWVQQRLQAQFPERAFEVEAMSTQGDNIQNVALSKIGDKGLFTKELELALLDGRLALAVHSLKDLPTQLPEGLVIGSITERVDPGDALLVREAYRDCTIETLPEGCVVGTSSLRRLAQLRYHFPHLQFKDVRGNLNTRLAKLDAGDYDAIILAVAGLQRLGRSDRIQQVIPPRFCLHAVGQGALGLECCEGDAETLALVKAVEDPLTRDRTLAERAFLRELEGGCQVPIGVNSHIDGEALTLIGMVASLDGQQLIQDSISGSRQSAERLGYELAVRLRDRGAKAILDDIFAQIERDPSY, encoded by the coding sequence ATGACCTCCGCTGCCAGTCCGGCCGTTCGCATCGGCACTCGCAAAAGCAAGCTGGCCCGGGCGCAAACGGATTGGGTGCAGCAGCGCTTGCAGGCCCAGTTCCCGGAGCGGGCGTTTGAGGTCGAGGCCATGAGCACCCAGGGCGACAACATCCAAAACGTCGCCCTATCCAAAATTGGCGATAAGGGCCTGTTTACCAAGGAGCTGGAGCTGGCCCTGCTCGATGGCCGCCTGGCGCTGGCCGTTCACTCGCTCAAGGACCTGCCCACCCAGCTGCCGGAGGGGCTGGTCATTGGCAGCATTACCGAGCGCGTCGACCCCGGCGATGCGCTGCTGGTGCGCGAGGCTTACCGCGACTGCACCATCGAGACGCTACCAGAAGGCTGCGTCGTGGGGACCTCGTCGCTGCGGCGCTTGGCCCAGCTGCGCTATCACTTCCCGCACCTGCAGTTCAAAGACGTCCGCGGCAACCTCAACACCCGGCTCGCCAAGCTCGATGCCGGCGACTACGATGCCATCATCCTGGCCGTGGCGGGCTTGCAGCGCTTGGGGCGCAGCGATCGCATCCAGCAAGTCATCCCGCCGCGCTTTTGCCTCCACGCGGTCGGACAAGGCGCCCTGGGCCTGGAGTGCTGCGAGGGCGATGCGGAGACGCTGGCGCTGGTCAAAGCCGTCGAGGACCCGCTTACCCGCGACCGCACCCTGGCCGAGCGCGCGTTTTTGCGCGAGCTGGAAGGCGGCTGCCAGGTTCCCATTGGGGTCAACTCGCACATCGATGGCGAAGCGCTGACCCTGATAGGGATGGTGGCGAGCCTGGACGGCCAGCAGCTGATCCAGGACAGCATCAGCGGCTCGCGCCAAAGCGCCGAGCGATTGGGGTACGAGCTGGCCGTGCGCTTGCGCGATCGCGGCGCCAAAGCCATCTTGGACGACATTTTTGCCCAAATCGAGCGCGATCCCAGCTACTAG
- a CDS encoding glycogen synthase GlgA, with protein MQILFVAAEAAPIAKVGGMGDVVGVLPRVLRELGHDVRICLPYYGFLPDELSIPAAPVWQGRALGQAFGVYETVLPGTTVPLYLVGHAAFEPRRIYHGDDEGWRFTLFARAATELCWHYWQPQIVHCHDWHTGAIPVWLRHSSAIATVLTIHNLAYQGPTRERLAQFVSLPSEVQGHNIMAAAIHHADRINTVSPTYARQIQTPEYGESLDALLAAQSDKLVGIVNGIDTVSFDPASDDHIPQPYTAQTLEQRAANKAALQSAFGLSAEPQTFTIGMVSRLVEQKGLDLVLQSLGWFLAYTDAQFAVLGTGEARYETQLWDLAARHPGRMAVQLLYNDRLSRWVYAGSDAFLMPSRFEPCGISQMLAMRYGCVPIVRHTGGLVDTVAPHDPAAGAGTGYCFQGYDALALYTCLVRTREGFAHAQSWQQLQQRGMQQDFSWYRSARAYAGTYKTLLGLPLAADERQPALVADAEA; from the coding sequence ATGCAAATCCTGTTTGTTGCCGCCGAAGCTGCTCCCATCGCCAAAGTCGGCGGCATGGGCGATGTCGTGGGCGTTTTGCCCCGCGTGTTGAGGGAGCTGGGGCACGATGTCCGCATCTGTTTGCCGTATTACGGCTTCTTGCCGGATGAGCTCAGCATTCCCGCAGCGCCAGTCTGGCAAGGTCGGGCGCTTGGGCAGGCATTTGGGGTTTATGAGACCGTACTGCCCGGGACGACGGTACCGCTCTACCTGGTGGGGCATGCAGCCTTTGAGCCCCGCCGCATTTATCACGGTGACGACGAAGGCTGGCGGTTTACACTGTTTGCACGTGCGGCCACCGAGCTTTGCTGGCACTACTGGCAGCCGCAAATCGTCCACTGCCACGACTGGCATACAGGGGCAATCCCCGTTTGGCTGCGCCACTCATCCGCGATCGCCACAGTCCTAACCATCCACAATCTGGCCTACCAGGGCCCCACCCGGGAGCGGTTGGCGCAGTTTGTCTCGCTCCCGAGCGAGGTGCAGGGCCACAACATCATGGCAGCGGCCATTCACCACGCCGATCGCATCAATACGGTCTCGCCCACCTACGCCCGCCAGATCCAAACCCCTGAGTACGGCGAGTCGCTGGATGCCCTGCTGGCCGCCCAAAGCGACAAGCTGGTCGGCATCGTCAACGGCATCGACACAGTCAGCTTCGACCCCGCAAGCGACGATCACATCCCGCAGCCCTACACGGCCCAGACCCTGGAGCAGCGCGCGGCCAACAAGGCGGCCCTGCAGTCGGCGTTCGGCCTGAGCGCCGAGCCCCAAACCTTCACCATCGGCATGGTGTCGCGGCTGGTGGAGCAAAAAGGCCTCGATCTGGTGCTGCAGAGCCTGGGCTGGTTCCTGGCCTACACCGACGCGCAATTCGCCGTTTTGGGCACGGGCGAGGCCCGCTACGAGACCCAGCTTTGGGATTTGGCCGCCCGCCATCCCGGCCGCATGGCCGTGCAGCTGCTCTACAACGACCGCCTCTCGCGGTGGGTCTATGCCGGCAGCGATGCTTTCCTCATGCCCTCGCGCTTTGAGCCCTGCGGCATCAGCCAAATGTTGGCCATGCGCTACGGTTGCGTCCCCATCGTTCGTCACACCGGCGGCCTGGTGGATACAGTGGCGCCGCACGATCCCGCTGCTGGCGCCGGGACCGGGTACTGCTTCCAGGGCTACGACGCGCTGGCACTCTACACCTGCCTGGTCCGCACCCGGGAGGGCTTCGCCCACGCCCAGAGCTGGCAGCAGCTGCAGCAGCGCGGCATGCAGCAGGACTTTAGCTGGTACCGCTCGGCGCGCGCGTACGCGGGGACATACAAGACGCTGCTGGGCCTGCCGCTGGCGGCGGACGAGCGCCAGCCTGCCTTGGTCGCGGATGCCGAAGCTTAA
- a CDS encoding homoserine dehydrogenase, whose amino-acid sequence MAFKLGLLGLGTVGSSVVGILEAPQGRHPLLREFEIQRVGVRSLDKARSVELPPDVLTDDLEGIVTDPAIDAIVELMGGLEPARSLMLQAIEQGKHVVTANKAAIARYGDEIFAAAHRAGVYVSLEAAAGGGIPVIQPLKHALSANRLQRAIGIVNGTTNYILTQMAAHNADFDAVLAEAQQLGYAEADPSADVDGYDAADKLAILASLAFGQSVPLDAIHREGIGQVSAADISYADRLGFALKLLVIAQRDASGELEARVHPTLVPKDYPLASIDGVDNAILIEGEPIGQVMFFGPGAGSGPTASAVVSDLMNVAAILKTCAPPQALHPLLGTQPQPPASVQPIEALVARFYARLLCVDRPGVLGHIGHCFGQHAVSLESIVQIDFRDGLAEIVVVTHQVQERNVRAALTAIQESAALEQLSIPSLLRVLSAS is encoded by the coding sequence TTGGCATTCAAACTCGGCCTGCTGGGCCTGGGCACGGTCGGCAGTAGCGTTGTCGGGATCCTGGAAGCCCCCCAGGGGCGCCATCCACTGCTGCGCGAGTTCGAGATCCAGCGCGTCGGGGTGCGCTCGCTGGATAAAGCCCGCAGCGTCGAGCTGCCCCCCGATGTCCTGACCGACGATTTGGAAGGGATCGTTACCGATCCCGCCATTGATGCCATTGTCGAGCTCATGGGCGGGCTGGAGCCGGCGCGCTCGCTCATGCTGCAGGCCATCGAGCAGGGCAAGCACGTGGTCACGGCCAACAAAGCCGCGATCGCGCGCTACGGCGACGAAATTTTTGCCGCCGCCCATCGAGCCGGGGTTTACGTCTCACTCGAAGCGGCTGCCGGCGGCGGCATTCCCGTCATCCAGCCGCTCAAGCACGCCCTGAGCGCCAACCGCCTCCAGCGCGCCATCGGCATTGTCAACGGCACCACCAACTACATCCTGACCCAAATGGCGGCCCACAACGCCGACTTTGATGCAGTCTTGGCCGAGGCCCAGCAGTTGGGCTATGCCGAGGCCGATCCCAGCGCCGATGTGGACGGCTACGACGCGGCCGACAAACTGGCCATTCTGGCCTCGCTCGCCTTCGGCCAGAGCGTGCCGCTGGATGCCATCCATCGCGAGGGCATCGGCCAGGTGAGCGCTGCCGATATCAGCTACGCGGATCGGCTGGGGTTTGCCCTCAAGCTACTGGTGATCGCCCAGCGCGATGCCAGCGGCGAGCTGGAGGCGCGCGTGCACCCCACCCTAGTGCCCAAGGACTATCCGCTCGCCAGCATTGATGGCGTCGACAACGCCATCCTGATCGAGGGCGAGCCCATCGGGCAAGTGATGTTTTTCGGGCCGGGGGCCGGCAGCGGTCCCACCGCCAGCGCCGTCGTCTCGGACCTGATGAACGTTGCAGCCATCCTCAAAACCTGCGCCCCTCCCCAGGCGCTCCATCCGCTGCTGGGCACCCAGCCGCAGCCCCCAGCCTCAGTACAGCCCATAGAAGCGCTCGTCGCGCGCTTTTACGCGCGCTTGCTGTGCGTGGACCGCCCGGGCGTGCTCGGGCACATCGGGCATTGCTTCGGCCAGCACGCCGTTAGTTTGGAGTCCATCGTCCAGATCGACTTTCGCGATGGGCTGGCCGAAATCGTGGTCGTAACGCACCAAGTGCAAGAGCGCAACGTCCGCGCTGCCCTCACTGCCATTCAGGAGTCGGCCGCGCTGGAGCAGCTCAGCATTCCCAGCTTGCTGCGCGTGCTATCTGCTAGTTAA
- a CDS encoding glutamate--tRNA ligase gives MTVRVRIAPSPTGKLHIGTARTAVFNWLFARRHGGRFILRIEDTDRERSRSEFTDDIQQGLRWLGLDWDESPIFQSQRLGAYRQAIQTLLDRGWAYRCYCTEAELEQMRAAQKARGEAPRYDNRHRHLTPEQRAAFEAEGRRPVIRFQIEDEREIRWRDRIRGELRWQGSDLGGDMVIARPGDTSEIGQPLYNLAAVVDDIELAITHVIRGEDHIANTAKQILLYEALAAAPPEFAHTPLILSIGGQKLSKRENVTAISQFRQMGFVPEALANYMALLGWTPPDATQERFTLAQATEQFSLERVSKSGAKFDWSRLDWLNSQYLQQMPPERLTELLIPYWQQAGYRFDPSADREWLQGIAALIASSLTRLSDAIEQARSFLADAIELSEDARAQLQQPGAREALSAVAEVLAQREALTGTEAQAIVQEVTQAQGLKKGTVMRSLRAALTGEVRGHDLIQSWVLLHQRGLDRQRLQAVLERHPSPAS, from the coding sequence GTGACGGTCAGAGTCCGCATTGCCCCCAGCCCGACCGGCAAGCTGCACATCGGTACGGCCCGAACGGCGGTTTTTAACTGGCTGTTCGCCCGCCGCCATGGCGGCCGCTTTATCCTGCGCATTGAGGATACGGACCGGGAGCGCTCGCGCTCCGAGTTCACCGACGACATCCAGCAAGGGCTGCGCTGGCTGGGCCTGGATTGGGACGAAAGCCCGATCTTTCAATCGCAGCGCCTGGGGGCCTACCGGCAGGCCATCCAGACCCTGCTCGATCGCGGCTGGGCCTACCGCTGCTACTGCACCGAGGCCGAGCTCGAGCAGATGCGGGCCGCCCAGAAAGCGCGCGGCGAAGCCCCGCGCTACGACAACCGCCACCGCCACCTAACCCCCGAGCAGCGGGCCGCGTTTGAAGCTGAAGGCCGCCGCCCTGTCATCCGCTTCCAAATTGAGGACGAGCGCGAAATTCGCTGGCGCGATCGCATTCGCGGCGAGCTGCGCTGGCAGGGCAGCGACCTGGGCGGCGACATGGTCATTGCCCGCCCGGGCGATACCAGCGAGATCGGCCAGCCGCTCTACAACCTGGCGGCCGTGGTGGATGACATCGAACTGGCCATCACCCACGTCATTCGCGGCGAGGACCACATCGCCAACACCGCCAAGCAGATTTTGCTCTACGAAGCTTTGGCGGCAGCGCCGCCCGAATTCGCCCACACGCCGCTCATTCTGAGCATAGGCGGGCAAAAGCTCTCCAAGCGCGAGAACGTCACTGCCATCTCGCAGTTCCGGCAGATGGGCTTTGTCCCTGAGGCCCTAGCCAACTACATGGCGCTGCTGGGCTGGACGCCGCCCGATGCCACCCAAGAGCGCTTCACCCTAGCCCAAGCTACCGAGCAGTTCAGCCTGGAGCGCGTGAGCAAATCCGGTGCCAAATTTGACTGGAGCAGGCTGGATTGGCTCAACAGCCAGTACTTGCAACAGATGCCGCCCGAGCGGCTGACGGAGCTGCTCATTCCGTACTGGCAGCAAGCCGGCTACCGCTTCGATCCCAGCGCTGATCGCGAGTGGTTGCAGGGCATTGCCGCCCTCATTGCCTCCAGCCTCACCCGCTTGAGCGATGCCATCGAGCAGGCGCGCTCGTTTCTGGCCGATGCCATCGAGCTGAGCGAGGACGCCCGAGCCCAGCTGCAGCAACCGGGCGCCCGCGAGGCGCTGTCGGCGGTGGCCGAGGTACTGGCCCAGCGCGAGGCACTGACGGGAACTGAGGCGCAGGCCATCGTGCAGGAAGTCACCCAGGCGCAGGGGCTCAAAAAAGGCACAGTGATGCGATCGCTGCGAGCCGCGCTCACCGGCGAGGTTCGCGGGCACGATCTGATCCAGTCCTGGGTGCTGCTCCACCAGCGCGGGCTGGACCGCCAGCGCTTGCAAGCAGTCCTCGAGCGGCATCCCTCGCCTGCCTCATGA
- a CDS encoding peptidylprolyl isomerase — protein MRGILISLGALAACLLVLLGAQLANSGSDRALAAESPPTNTPGFEDLPTIVNSSNLDPDAVVTTDSGLKYVDIRQGDGPSPEPGQTVVVHYTGTLSDGTQFDSSRERNNPFSFKLGANQVVPGWEEGVATMRVGGRRELIIPPELGYGESGASSIIPPNATLIFDVELLEIKGKPNGSQSSADASGQGS, from the coding sequence ATGCGCGGGATTCTTATCAGTTTGGGTGCCCTGGCGGCTTGCCTGTTGGTATTGTTGGGCGCTCAGCTCGCCAACAGCGGCAGCGATCGCGCCCTGGCCGCCGAATCACCTCCCACCAATACGCCGGGCTTCGAGGATTTGCCCACCATCGTCAACAGCAGCAACCTGGATCCCGATGCGGTCGTTACCACCGACTCGGGCTTAAAGTACGTCGACATTCGCCAAGGCGATGGTCCCAGTCCCGAACCAGGACAGACAGTGGTCGTTCACTACACCGGGACCCTCTCGGACGGCACGCAGTTCGATAGCTCGCGCGAGCGCAACAATCCGTTTTCGTTCAAGCTCGGGGCCAACCAGGTCGTTCCGGGCTGGGAAGAAGGCGTTGCCACCATGCGCGTCGGCGGGCGGCGCGAGCTCATCATTCCGCCCGAGCTGGGCTACGGCGAGAGCGGGGCCAGCAGCATCATCCCGCCCAATGCAACCCTGATTTTTGATGTCGAGCTGCTCGAGATCAAAGGCAAGCCCAACGGCAGCCAAAGCTCGGCTGACGCCAGCGGCCAAGGCAGCTAG
- a CDS encoding UbiD family decarboxylase, which translates to MARDLRAFLQQLEAQGQLRCIHAPVDPDLEIAEIANRVLRAGGPALLFENVKGASHPVAINVLGTLERVCWAMQVQSPQDLEALGQKLGTLQQPKPPKKATDALELGKLLFDAAKAQPGRSFFPACQQVVRQGEDLDLRQLPLIRPHPGDAGKIATLGLVITKDVETGTPNVGIYRLQLQSRDAMTVHWLSVRGGARHLRKAAEAGQNLEVAVALGVDPLLVMAAATPIPLDLSEWLFAGLYGGSGVPLAQCKTVDLKVPADAEFVLEGTIAPGDELPDGPFGDHMGYYGEQEQAPAIRFHCLTHRKDPVYLTTFSGRPPKEEAIVAIALNRIYTPILRQQVSELVDFFLPMDALSYKAAIISIDKAYPGQARRAALAFWSALPQFTYTKFVIVVDKAINVRDPRQVVWATCSKVDPGRDTFVLPRTPFDSLDFATEKDGLGARMGIDATTKAPPETDRDWSAPLEPDPEVAARVDRRWAEYGLADLDMRAVDDRAFGYELD; encoded by the coding sequence ATGGCCAGAGATCTGCGCGCCTTTCTCCAACAGCTTGAGGCGCAGGGGCAACTGCGATGCATCCATGCCCCCGTTGATCCGGATTTGGAAATTGCCGAAATCGCCAACCGCGTGTTGCGCGCCGGGGGGCCGGCGCTGCTGTTCGAGAACGTCAAGGGCGCCTCGCATCCGGTGGCGATCAACGTGCTGGGGACGCTGGAGCGGGTGTGCTGGGCAATGCAAGTGCAGTCGCCGCAGGATCTGGAGGCCCTGGGCCAGAAACTGGGCACGCTGCAGCAACCCAAGCCCCCCAAAAAGGCCACTGACGCGCTCGAGCTGGGCAAGCTGCTGTTCGATGCCGCCAAAGCCCAACCGGGCCGTTCCTTTTTCCCGGCCTGCCAGCAGGTTGTACGGCAGGGGGAAGATCTCGATCTGCGGCAGCTGCCGCTCATCCGGCCCCATCCCGGCGACGCCGGCAAGATCGCCACCCTGGGCTTGGTCATTACCAAGGATGTCGAGACCGGCACGCCCAACGTGGGCATTTACCGCCTGCAGTTGCAGTCGCGCGATGCCATGACCGTGCACTGGCTTTCGGTGCGCGGCGGCGCGCGGCACCTGCGCAAGGCGGCCGAAGCGGGGCAAAACCTCGAGGTCGCGGTGGCATTGGGGGTGGACCCGCTGCTGGTGATGGCGGCGGCAACCCCCATCCCGCTCGATCTCTCGGAGTGGCTGTTTGCCGGGCTCTACGGCGGCTCGGGCGTGCCGCTGGCCCAGTGCAAGACTGTGGATCTGAAAGTGCCGGCGGATGCCGAGTTCGTGCTAGAGGGCACCATCGCGCCCGGCGACGAGCTGCCGGATGGGCCCTTTGGGGACCACATGGGCTACTACGGCGAGCAGGAGCAGGCCCCCGCCATCCGCTTCCACTGCCTGACCCATCGCAAGGATCCGGTTTATCTGACCACCTTTAGCGGGCGACCGCCCAAAGAAGAGGCCATCGTGGCGATCGCGCTCAACCGCATTTACACGCCCATCCTGCGGCAGCAGGTCTCGGAGTTGGTGGACTTTTTCCTGCCCATGGATGCGCTGAGCTACAAAGCTGCCATTATTTCTATTGACAAGGCTTACCCCGGGCAGGCTCGGCGGGCGGCGCTGGCGTTTTGGAGCGCGCTACCGCAGTTTACCTACACCAAATTCGTCATCGTGGTGGACAAAGCCATCAACGTGCGCGACCCGCGCCAGGTGGTCTGGGCCACTTGCTCCAAAGTGGATCCGGGGCGCGATACGTTCGTGCTGCCGCGCACGCCGTTCGACAGCTTAGACTTTGCTACTGAAAAGGACGGGCTGGGCGCTCGCATGGGTATCGATGCCACCACCAAAGCCCCACCCGAGACCGATCGCGACTGGAGCGCCCCGCTCGAGCCCGATCCCGAGGTAGCAGCCCGAGTGGACCGCCGCTGGGCCGAGTACGGCCTCGCCGATTTGGACATGCGCGCTGTGGACGACCGCGCGTTCGGCTACGAGCTCGACTAG
- a CDS encoding NblA-related protein → MSQPAELSLEQEFNVRSFEYQVRQMSREQAQEFLIKLYKQMLMRENLYQEFLKHEWGLDGTSSFPYSQEAS, encoded by the coding sequence ATGTCTCAACCCGCAGAGCTATCGCTAGAACAAGAGTTCAACGTCCGCTCCTTTGAATACCAAGTTCGCCAGATGAGCCGCGAACAGGCCCAGGAGTTCTTGATCAAGCTCTACAAGCAAATGCTTATGCGCGAAAACTTGTATCAGGAGTTCCTCAAGCACGAGTGGGGGCTCGATGGGACCTCAAGCTTCCCGTACTCGCAGGAAGCTAGCTAG
- a CDS encoding RNA-binding protein, which produces MSVRLYVGNLPKEPIEQEALQAVFSDVADSVSVKVIEDRKTGNCRGFAFVTVPDDETANQFIEKYNGQTFKENPLKIEKALPRSKENAEEAAASDSADGGGANKRRNNKKRQRSSGKGSSSAESVEPDPRWADELAKLKERLAAQSKQ; this is translated from the coding sequence ATGTCCGTGCGTCTCTATGTCGGCAACCTACCGAAAGAGCCCATCGAGCAAGAAGCGCTCCAAGCGGTCTTTAGCGATGTTGCCGATTCTGTGTCGGTCAAGGTGATCGAAGACCGCAAAACCGGCAACTGCCGGGGGTTTGCGTTCGTAACCGTTCCCGACGACGAAACGGCCAACCAGTTCATTGAAAAGTACAACGGCCAAACTTTTAAAGAGAATCCGCTCAAAATCGAAAAGGCGCTGCCTCGCTCCAAGGAGAACGCGGAAGAAGCAGCAGCCTCAGACAGCGCCGATGGCGGGGGCGCCAACAAGCGCCGCAACAACAAAAAACGCCAGCGCAGCAGCGGCAAAGGTAGTAGTAGTGCTGAGAGCGTTGAGCCCGATCCGCGCTGGGCTGACGAGCTAGCCAAGCTCAAAGAACGGCTGGCCGCACAAAGCAAGCAGTAA